From one Suricata suricatta isolate VVHF042 chromosome 8, meerkat_22Aug2017_6uvM2_HiC, whole genome shotgun sequence genomic stretch:
- the AUNIP gene encoding aurora kinase A and ninein-interacting protein isoform X4, with product MRRRGPEEGACGVWLDAAALKRRKVQTHLMMPNTKMLTLFPGEKKAKISFTQRIPPAGLQQTSIASFFTLQPGRTIGGDQRNVSSPLESQTNEESKNESLHDCGHHRKGTPFSTMLSLLQPDTLVYAGKSKASPSSSFANNLEGSCSLDPKEKDKDSSWEREWLHGSKKKNYQGVQRRIKPARGKGLQPLDKTQLEKVSAKETRPILLHTYRDSWDGENKDSAKHSPCPVPVLSCDSEKNDKDSWSQLFTEDSQGWRVIAHNSRAPFRDVTNNQNRDLGQFPSSPWAQCQEMPTQFSLQPDLLFTQDSEGNQVIRHQV from the exons ACACATTTAATGATGCCAAACACCAAAATGCTAACACTTTTTCctggagaaaaaaaggcaaagatttCCTTTACTCAAAGAATTCCACCTGCAGGCCTTCAGCAGACCAGCATCGCTTCCTTCTTCACCTTGCAGCCAG GAAGGACAATCGGTGGCGACCAGAGGAATGTTTCATCTCCTTTAGAAAGTCAGACCAATGAAGAGTCGAAGAACGAG TCCCTCCACGATTGCGGCCACCACAGAAAGGGAACACCATTTTCGACTATGCTGTCTTTGCTCCAGCCTGACACCTTAGTCTACGCTGGGAAGAGTAAAGCCTCTCCATCTTCTTCCTTCGCCAACAACTTGGAAGGTTCTTGCTCACTGGAcccaaaggagaaagacaaagactctTCTTGGGAAAGGGAATGGCTTCATGGATCTAAGAAAAAGAACTATCAGGGTGTGCAGAGACGCATTAAACCAGCCAGGGGCAAGGGCCTTCAGCCCTTGGACAAGACTCAGTTAGAAAAGGTGTCTGCCAAAGAAACCAGACCCATCCTCCTTCACACATACAGGGATTCCTGGGATGGGGAAAACAAGGACTCAGCGAAACACAGCCCTTGTCCTGTCCCTGTACTTTCCTGTGACAGTGAAAAGAATGACAAGGACTCTTGGAGTCAGCTTTTTACCGAGGATTCCCAGGGCTGGCGGGTCATCGCCCACAACTCTAGAGCTCCTTTCCGAGATGTAACCAACAACCAGAACCGGGACTTAGGGCAGTTTCCTAGCAGCCCGTGGGCTCAGTGCCAGGAGATGCCCACTCAGTTCAGTCTGCAGCCTGATTTGCTCTTTACCCAGGATTCTGAAGGTAACCAAGTTATCAGGCATCAAGTCTAA
- the AUNIP gene encoding aurora kinase A and ninein-interacting protein isoform X2 has translation MRLSARTTQIGCSQIPDAQKTHLMMPNTKMLTLFPGEKKAKISFTQRIPPAGLQQTSIASFFTLQPGRTIGGDQRNVSSPLESQTNEESKNEVTQLDHLTQGLGDDCLAPPLATSTPADAQEAGLSPQSLHDCGHHRKGTPFSTMLSLLQPDTLVYAGKSKASPSSSFANNLEGSCSLDPKEKDKDSSWEREWLHGSKKKNYQGVQRRIKPARGKGLQPLDKTQLEKVSAKETRPILLHTYRDSWDGENKDSAKHSPCPVPVLSCDSEKNDKDSWSQLFTEDSQGWRVIAHNSRAPFRDVTNNQNRDLGQFPSSPWAQCQEMPTQFSLQPDLLFTQDSEGNQVIRHQV, from the exons ACACATTTAATGATGCCAAACACCAAAATGCTAACACTTTTTCctggagaaaaaaaggcaaagatttCCTTTACTCAAAGAATTCCACCTGCAGGCCTTCAGCAGACCAGCATCGCTTCCTTCTTCACCTTGCAGCCAG GAAGGACAATCGGTGGCGACCAGAGGAATGTTTCATCTCCTTTAGAAAGTCAGACCAATGAAGAGTCGAAGAACGAGGTAACGCAGCTAGACCATCTGACCCAGGGCCTGGGGGATGATTGCCTGGCACCCCCATTAGCCACTTCAACCCCTGCAGATGCCCAGGAAGCTGGACTTTCTCCACAGTCCCTCCACGATTGCGGCCACCACAGAAAGGGAACACCATTTTCGACTATGCTGTCTTTGCTCCAGCCTGACACCTTAGTCTACGCTGGGAAGAGTAAAGCCTCTCCATCTTCTTCCTTCGCCAACAACTTGGAAGGTTCTTGCTCACTGGAcccaaaggagaaagacaaagactctTCTTGGGAAAGGGAATGGCTTCATGGATCTAAGAAAAAGAACTATCAGGGTGTGCAGAGACGCATTAAACCAGCCAGGGGCAAGGGCCTTCAGCCCTTGGACAAGACTCAGTTAGAAAAGGTGTCTGCCAAAGAAACCAGACCCATCCTCCTTCACACATACAGGGATTCCTGGGATGGGGAAAACAAGGACTCAGCGAAACACAGCCCTTGTCCTGTCCCTGTACTTTCCTGTGACAGTGAAAAGAATGACAAGGACTCTTGGAGTCAGCTTTTTACCGAGGATTCCCAGGGCTGGCGGGTCATCGCCCACAACTCTAGAGCTCCTTTCCGAGATGTAACCAACAACCAGAACCGGGACTTAGGGCAGTTTCCTAGCAGCCCGTGGGCTCAGTGCCAGGAGATGCCCACTCAGTTCAGTCTGCAGCCTGATTTGCTCTTTACCCAGGATTCTGAAGGTAACCAAGTTATCAGGCATCAAGTCTAA
- the AUNIP gene encoding aurora kinase A and ninein-interacting protein isoform X3: MRRRGPEEGACGVWLDAAALKRRKVQTHLMMPNTKMLTLFPGEKKAKISFTQRIPPAGLQQTSIASFFTLQPGRTIGGDQRNVSSPLESQTNEESKNEVTQLDHLTQGLGDDCLAPPLATSTPADAQEAGLSPQSLHDCGHHRKGTPFSTMLSLLQPDTLVYAGKSKASPSSSFANNLEGSCSLDPKEKDKDSSWEREWLHGSKKKNYQGVQRRIKPARGKGLQPLDKTQLEKVSAKETRPILLHTYRDSWDGENKDSAKHSPCPVPVLSCDSEKNDKDSWSQLFTEDSQGWRVIAHNSRAPFRDVTNNQNRDLGQFPSSPWAQCQEMPTQFSLQPDLLFTQDSEAF; encoded by the exons ACACATTTAATGATGCCAAACACCAAAATGCTAACACTTTTTCctggagaaaaaaaggcaaagatttCCTTTACTCAAAGAATTCCACCTGCAGGCCTTCAGCAGACCAGCATCGCTTCCTTCTTCACCTTGCAGCCAG GAAGGACAATCGGTGGCGACCAGAGGAATGTTTCATCTCCTTTAGAAAGTCAGACCAATGAAGAGTCGAAGAACGAGGTAACGCAGCTAGACCATCTGACCCAGGGCCTGGGGGATGATTGCCTGGCACCCCCATTAGCCACTTCAACCCCTGCAGATGCCCAGGAAGCTGGACTTTCTCCACAGTCCCTCCACGATTGCGGCCACCACAGAAAGGGAACACCATTTTCGACTATGCTGTCTTTGCTCCAGCCTGACACCTTAGTCTACGCTGGGAAGAGTAAAGCCTCTCCATCTTCTTCCTTCGCCAACAACTTGGAAGGTTCTTGCTCACTGGAcccaaaggagaaagacaaagactctTCTTGGGAAAGGGAATGGCTTCATGGATCTAAGAAAAAGAACTATCAGGGTGTGCAGAGACGCATTAAACCAGCCAGGGGCAAGGGCCTTCAGCCCTTGGACAAGACTCAGTTAGAAAAGGTGTCTGCCAAAGAAACCAGACCCATCCTCCTTCACACATACAGGGATTCCTGGGATGGGGAAAACAAGGACTCAGCGAAACACAGCCCTTGTCCTGTCCCTGTACTTTCCTGTGACAGTGAAAAGAATGACAAGGACTCTTGGAGTCAGCTTTTTACCGAGGATTCCCAGGGCTGGCGGGTCATCGCCCACAACTCTAGAGCTCCTTTCCGAGATGTAACCAACAACCAGAACCGGGACTTAGGGCAGTTTCCTAGCAGCCCGTGGGCTCAGTGCCAGGAGATGCCCACTCAGTTCAGTCTGCAGCCTGATTTGCTCTTTACCCAGGATTCTGAAG cattttaa
- the AUNIP gene encoding aurora kinase A and ninein-interacting protein isoform X1 — translation MRRRGPEEGACGVWLDAAALKRRKVQTHLMMPNTKMLTLFPGEKKAKISFTQRIPPAGLQQTSIASFFTLQPGRTIGGDQRNVSSPLESQTNEESKNEVTQLDHLTQGLGDDCLAPPLATSTPADAQEAGLSPQSLHDCGHHRKGTPFSTMLSLLQPDTLVYAGKSKASPSSSFANNLEGSCSLDPKEKDKDSSWEREWLHGSKKKNYQGVQRRIKPARGKGLQPLDKTQLEKVSAKETRPILLHTYRDSWDGENKDSAKHSPCPVPVLSCDSEKNDKDSWSQLFTEDSQGWRVIAHNSRAPFRDVTNNQNRDLGQFPSSPWAQCQEMPTQFSLQPDLLFTQDSEGNQVIRHQV, via the exons ACACATTTAATGATGCCAAACACCAAAATGCTAACACTTTTTCctggagaaaaaaaggcaaagatttCCTTTACTCAAAGAATTCCACCTGCAGGCCTTCAGCAGACCAGCATCGCTTCCTTCTTCACCTTGCAGCCAG GAAGGACAATCGGTGGCGACCAGAGGAATGTTTCATCTCCTTTAGAAAGTCAGACCAATGAAGAGTCGAAGAACGAGGTAACGCAGCTAGACCATCTGACCCAGGGCCTGGGGGATGATTGCCTGGCACCCCCATTAGCCACTTCAACCCCTGCAGATGCCCAGGAAGCTGGACTTTCTCCACAGTCCCTCCACGATTGCGGCCACCACAGAAAGGGAACACCATTTTCGACTATGCTGTCTTTGCTCCAGCCTGACACCTTAGTCTACGCTGGGAAGAGTAAAGCCTCTCCATCTTCTTCCTTCGCCAACAACTTGGAAGGTTCTTGCTCACTGGAcccaaaggagaaagacaaagactctTCTTGGGAAAGGGAATGGCTTCATGGATCTAAGAAAAAGAACTATCAGGGTGTGCAGAGACGCATTAAACCAGCCAGGGGCAAGGGCCTTCAGCCCTTGGACAAGACTCAGTTAGAAAAGGTGTCTGCCAAAGAAACCAGACCCATCCTCCTTCACACATACAGGGATTCCTGGGATGGGGAAAACAAGGACTCAGCGAAACACAGCCCTTGTCCTGTCCCTGTACTTTCCTGTGACAGTGAAAAGAATGACAAGGACTCTTGGAGTCAGCTTTTTACCGAGGATTCCCAGGGCTGGCGGGTCATCGCCCACAACTCTAGAGCTCCTTTCCGAGATGTAACCAACAACCAGAACCGGGACTTAGGGCAGTTTCCTAGCAGCCCGTGGGCTCAGTGCCAGGAGATGCCCACTCAGTTCAGTCTGCAGCCTGATTTGCTCTTTACCCAGGATTCTGAAGGTAACCAAGTTATCAGGCATCAAGTCTAA